A stretch of the Papaver somniferum cultivar HN1 chromosome 6, ASM357369v1, whole genome shotgun sequence genome encodes the following:
- the LOC113285675 gene encoding protein GRIM REAPER-like, with translation MATTTTSTSTTATRSRSSTSCLVIFSILIVSLFLLLHSSTAYKPEDNDIADGEDYEVDYPFPDNPKGKPRGPKQKIKKGEKCYPWRGNICNGIKVNDGAGILQCCRKQCVNLLADPNNCGGCGKTCGFGKQCCAGFCTDVISNAQHCGTCFNQCSPAAKCDIGLCGYA, from the coding sequence ATGGCTACTACTACTACTTCTACTTCTACTACTGCAACAAGAAGTAGAAGCTCCACTAGTTGTCTAGTCATTTTCTCTATTTTGATTGTATCTTTGTTTCTATTATTACACTCCTCTACTGCATACAAGCCCGAAGATAACGATATTGCAGATGGTGAAGATTATGAGGTAGATTATCCATTCCCTGATAATCCAAAAGGAAAACCCAGAGGTCCTAAACAAAAGATCAAGAAAGGTGAGAAGTGTTATCCATGGAGAGGAAATATATGTAATGGCATAAAGGTTAACGATGGAGCTGGAATACTACAATGTTGTAGGAAACAATGTGTGAATTTGCTAGCTGATCCTAACAACTGCGGAGGATGTGGTAAGACCTGTGGATTTGGAAAACAATGTTGTGCTGGTTTTTGTACCGACGTCATTTCTAATGCACAGCATTGTGGTACTTGTTTCAATCAATGCTCACCGGCCGCTAAATGTGACATAGGATTATGTGGGTATGCATGA